A single region of the Marmota flaviventris isolate mMarFla1 chromosome 10, mMarFla1.hap1, whole genome shotgun sequence genome encodes:
- the LOC114094491 gene encoding toll-like receptor 12: MAGHLLLHSLLLSLPLIAGWTASNCLVTEGSWLPLVSRFFLNCPLNSRLPLLAVCTKVTNLTQALEAVPQSVEGLCLAGSISVLPQDALSNYPGLKVLGLNLRLTRLLPGALRGLGQLQELSFMAPQSKNYLFLHPNALDDLRSLQKLNFLGPCLDRNSSIQLPTSLRQLVVRYSCLQDVGELDDIFPDLAHSPFSGDARTLDVLDLSFNWQLKMASPGALQGLRLGTLHLDHTKMDAAAVLSLGLQKLKSLSVLFTVTAELPAETVAHFELQELQVGNKQIGHITLEALAFCHSLQSLVLQNGGLTDLPPNFLAAMPRLQRLNLAGNQLQRVRLCMNETGFVSGLWTLNLSDNGLLALSPATFSCLSHLRELLLQRNQLVSLEGEVFQDLWRLEILDLSRNPLVNLGGGWLAPLPSLTTLNLLNTHILFRPTWGFWGPESLHHLRLQLPSAPAGVALSLPERLTSLELQAVPGMKHRKLFPNVFPILETLTLDGWGLHLETQNISEIFPALRQLTLLGSSLEALCSQDTSSFFLWQLPGLQSLKVRGDGHSPRPCCITGLPNLQELKLDALKYRAQPRPVQLQELVGELPRLRVLQLARTGLETLSAAAFQGLGSLQVLVLDWEKGLVLDGGLQERSPQMPQYVYILTSSLACRCANAWLEPWFEGSPRTYMWVQPPQLCPAESGGGSKHPLFPFLLNHCQEALELELFLGSCALLLLLISLPLLQEARNSWVLYLQALLRAWFQGLRGQKNEGKNFLYDVFVSHCRQDQGWVVQELLPALEGCPPEGQGLRLCLPERDFEPGKDVVDNVADSMASSPITLCVLSHRALRTPRCRLELRLATSLLLAAPHPPVLLLIFLEPVSRHQLPRYHRLARLLRRGDYCVWPKEDEGKDSFWAWLRGRLGQPRCR, encoded by the coding sequence ATGGCTGGGCACTTGCTGCTACACAGTCTGCTCCTGTCACTTCCTCTGATTGCTGGCTGGACTGCTTCCAATTGCCTAGTGACGGAAGGCTCCTGGCTGCCCCTGGTCTCCCGCTTCTTCCTGAACTGCCCCTTGAATTCCAGACTGCCCCTCCTTGCTGTATGCACCAAGGTGACCAACCTGACACAGGCCTTGGAAGCTGTGCCTCAGAGTGTGGAGGGGCTCTGTCTTGCTGGTTCCATTTCTGTTCTGCCCCAGGATGCCTTGTCCAACTACCCTGGACTCAAGGTTCTGGGGTTGAATTTGCGTCTTACCCGACTCCTGCCAGGAGCTCTCCGAGGCCTGGGTCAGCTGCAGGAGCTCTCTTTTATGGCTCCTCAGTCTAAGAACTACCTCTTCCTACACCCTAATGCCCTTGATGACCTGAGATCCCTCCAAAAACTCAATTTCTTGGGCCCTTGTCTGGACAGGAACTCGAGTATCCAATTGCCTACCAGTCTACGCCAGCTGGTTGTCAGGTACAGCTGCCTTCAGGATGTGGGGGAACTGGATGACATCTTCCCAGATCTGGCTCATAGTCCCTTCTCTGGGGATGCCCGGACCCTGGATGTATTGGATCTATCATTCAACTGGCAGCTGAAGATGGCCAGTCCTGGGGCCCTCCAGGGCCTCAGGCTGGGGACTTTGCATCTGGATCACACAAAGATGGATGCAGCTGCAGTGTTGAGTCTGGGACTGCAGAAGCTCAAGAGTCTGTCGGTGTTATTCACTGTCACGGCTGAGCTGCCTGCTGAGACAGTGGCTCACTTTGAGCTGCAGGAACTGCAGGTGGGAAACAAACAGATAGGGCACATAACTCTGGAAGCCCTGGCTTTCTGCCACAGCTTGCAGAGTTTAGTTCTTCAGAACGGTGGCTTAACTGATCTGCCACCAAatttcctggctgccatgcccAGGCTTCAGAGATTGAACCTGGCTGGAAACCAACTGCAGAGGGTCAGGCTGTGCATGAATGAGACAGGATTTGTGTCAGGACTGTGGACCCTGAATCTGTCTGACAATGGGCTGCTCGCCTTGTCCCCAGCCACCTTCTCTTGTTTGTCCCACCTGCGGGAGCTGCTACTTCAGAGAAACCAGCTGGTGAGCTTGGAGGGTGAGGTATTCCAGGACCTATGGAGGCTGGAGATCTTGGACTTGAGTAGAAATCCACTGGTAAACCTGGGTGGGGGCTGGCTGGCTCCTCTGCCTTCACTGACCACTCTAAACCTTCTCAACACCCACATATTGTTTAGGCCAACCTGGGGCTTCTGGGGCCCAGAGAGTTTGCACCACTTGAGACTGCAGCTCCCCTCTGCCCCTGCTGGGGTAGCATTGTCCCTGCCTGAAAGGCTGACCAGCTTGGAGCTTCAGGCAGTCCCAGGCATGAAGCACCGGAAGCTGTTTCCTAATGTCTTTCCAATCTTAGAGACTCTGACTTTAGATGGCTGGGGACTGCACCTGGAGACCCAGAACATCTCGGAAATCTTCCCGGCCCTTCGTCAACTCACCCTTCTTGGCAGTAGCCTGGAGGCCCTCTGCTCTCAGGACACGTCCAGCTTCTTCCTCTGGCAGCTTCCCGGGCTCCAGTCCCTGAAGGTACGCGGAGATGGgcacagccccaggccctgctgCATTACAGGGCTGCCCAACCTCCAGGAGCTGAAGCTGGATGCCTTGAAGTACAGAGCTCAGCCCCGCCCAGTGCAGCTCCAGGAGCTGGTGGGTGAGCTGCCACGGCTCCGGGTGCTGCAGCTGGCCAGAACAGGGTTGGAGACACTGTCTGCTGCCGCTTTCCAGGGCTTAGGCAGTCTCCAGGTCTTAGTGCTAGACTGGGAGAAAGGCCTTGTGCTGGATGGTGGTCTACAGGAGCGGAGTCCTCAGATGCCCCAATATGTGTACATTCTGACTTCGTCCTTGGCCTGCCGGTGTGCCAATGCATGGCTGGAGCCCTGGTTTGAAGGGTCCCCCAGAACATACATGTGGGTACAACCACCACAGCTGTGCCCGGCAGAATCAGGGGGCGGCTCCAAGCatcctcttttcccctttctcttgaACCACTGCCAGGAGGCCTTGGAGTTGGAACTCTTTTTGGGCAGCTGCGCCTTGCTGCTTCTTCTGATCTCCTTGCCCCTTCTACAGGAAGCCAGGAACTCCTGGGTCCTCTATCTCCAGGCCCTGCTCAGGGCTTGGTTCCAGGGCCTGAGGGGTCAGAAGAATGAGGGCAAGAATTTCCTCTATGATGTGTTCGTGTCTCACTGTAGGCAAGATCAGGGCTGGGTGGTGCAGGAGCTGCTGCCTGCCCTGGAGGGCTGCCCTCCGGAGGGCCAGGGCCTGCGTCTTTGCCTCCCCGAGCGCGATTTTGAGCCAGGCAAGGATGTGGTCGACAATGTGGCAGACAGCATGGCCAGCAGCCCAATCACACTCTGTGTGCTGAGTCACCGGGCCCTACGTACACCTCGCTGCCGTCTGGAGCTCCGCTTGGCCACTTCACTCCTGTTGGCTGCCCCTCACCCCCCAGTGCTGCTGCTGATCTTCCTGGAGCCCGTCTCCCGCCACCAGCTCCCCCGCTACCATAGACTGGCCCGGCTGCTCCGCCGAGGAGACTATTGCGTATGGCCCAAAGAAGATGAAGGAAAGGACAGCTTCTGGGCTTGGTTGAGGGGCAGGTTGGGGCAGCCCCGGTGCAGGTAG